In one Campylobacter insulaenigrae NCTC 12927 genomic region, the following are encoded:
- a CDS encoding replicative DNA helicase — protein MNQNNEHFDLDLERAILSSCIYSEDSFFSISSDVEVNDFSLKAHQDIYKAILACVNAGEPISVSFIRKHKKIDEQVLSEILATTSIADVSKYAHELREKSIRRQLLNFAYTIPMRVNEDKSISQISDEIGKEIFNLTNRVNTNSIKDMTMVLSELVEEFKKQKEAENKDILGLDTGFSELNKMTKGFKAGDLVIIAARPGMGKTTICLNFIEKTLKQNKGVVMFSLEMPAMQIMQRLISAKTSIPLQKILIADLNDDEWSRVSDACEEYSQKNLYIYDNGYASIADIRSVLRKIKAQDESVELCVVDYIGLMMSNSAFNDRHLQVSEISRGLKLLARELNMPVVALSQLNRSLESRANKRPMLSDLRESGAIEQDADTILFVYRDEIYREQEEKERENKAKIEGKNYERKFMPNPVQEKAELIIGKNRNGPVGHVDLLFLKEKSCFIEAPKEEFIVTDFEG, from the coding sequence ATGAACCAAAACAATGAACATTTTGACTTAGACTTAGAAAGAGCGATACTTAGTTCATGTATTTATAGCGAAGATTCTTTTTTTAGTATATCTTCAGATGTAGAAGTTAATGATTTTTCCCTTAAGGCTCATCAAGATATTTATAAAGCTATTTTAGCTTGCGTTAATGCTGGAGAACCTATAAGTGTTAGTTTCATAAGAAAACATAAAAAAATCGATGAGCAAGTATTAAGTGAAATTTTGGCGACTACTTCTATTGCTGATGTGAGTAAGTATGCCCATGAATTAAGGGAAAAGTCAATCAGAAGACAGCTTTTAAATTTTGCTTATACTATACCTATGAGAGTTAATGAAGATAAAAGTATTTCTCAAATATCAGATGAAATTGGTAAAGAAATTTTTAATTTAACCAATAGAGTTAATACTAATAGTATTAAAGATATGACTATGGTTTTATCAGAATTGGTTGAAGAATTTAAAAAACAAAAAGAAGCTGAAAATAAAGATATCTTAGGACTTGATACTGGCTTTAGTGAATTAAATAAAATGACAAAAGGTTTTAAAGCTGGAGATCTTGTTATTATAGCAGCACGTCCTGGTATGGGTAAAACAACTATTTGTTTGAATTTTATAGAAAAAACTCTAAAACAAAATAAAGGTGTGGTGATGTTTTCACTAGAAATGCCTGCGATGCAAATTATGCAAAGATTAATTAGTGCAAAAACTTCTATACCTTTACAAAAAATCTTAATTGCAGATTTAAATGATGATGAGTGGAGCAGGGTAAGTGATGCTTGCGAAGAGTATTCTCAAAAAAACCTTTATATTTATGATAATGGATATGCAAGTATAGCTGATATTCGTTCAGTTTTAAGAAAAATTAAAGCTCAAGATGAGAGTGTAGAACTTTGTGTAGTTGATTATATAGGTCTTATGATGAGCAATTCAGCATTTAATGATAGACATTTGCAAGTAAGTGAAATTTCAAGAGGGTTGAAGCTTTTGGCAAGAGAGTTAAATATGCCTGTAGTAGCACTTTCTCAATTAAATCGTTCATTAGAAAGTCGGGCAAATAAACGTCCTATGCTTAGTGATTTAAGAGAAAGTGGTGCTATAGAGCAAGATGCTGATACTATATTATTTGTATATAGAGATGAAATTTATCGAGAGCAAGAAGAAAAAGAAAGAGAAAATAAGGCGAAAATAGAGGGAAAAAATTATGAAAGAAAATTTATGCCAAATCCTGTTCAAGAAAAAGCTGAGTTAATTATAGGAAAAAATAGAAATGGACCTGTTGGGCATGTAGATTTATTATTTTTAAAAGAAAAATCTTGTTTTATAGAAGCTCCAAAAGAGGAATTTATTGTAACTGATTTTGAGGGTTAA
- a CDS encoding HU family DNA-binding protein, translating into MTKADFISQVAQTAGLTKKDATAATDAVIATISDVLAKGDSISFIGFGTFSVAERAARTARVPSTGKTINVPATKVAKFKVGKNLKDAVAAAKAAKKAKK; encoded by the coding sequence ATGACTAAAGCAGATTTCATTTCTCAAGTTGCTCAAACTGCAGGGCTAACTAAAAAAGACGCAACTGCTGCTACAGATGCTGTTATTGCTACTATTAGTGATGTATTAGCAAAAGGCGATAGTATTAGCTTTATAGGTTTTGGTACTTTTTCAGTAGCTGAAAGAGCTGCTAGAACAGCAAGAGTTCCAAGCACAGGAAAAACTATTAATGTTCCTGCTACTAAAGTTGCTAAATTTAAAGTAGGAAAAAATCTTAAAGATGCAGTTGCTGCTGCTAAAGCTGCAAAAAAAGCTAAAAAATAA
- a CDS encoding MBOAT family O-acyltransferase: MPHILLPLAISFFTFQQIAFLVDCYKKNNIEDLKNKNGYKINIIDYSLFITFFPQLIAGPIVHHKEMMSQFNKLSHNKFLVNWENTAKGLFIFSLGLFKKVFIADSFGKWANAGFGIVENGEFLNIIAAWFVSLSYSFQLYFDFSGYCDMAIGLGLFFGIKLPVNFNSPYKALNISDFWKKWHITLGKFFKVYMYIPLGGNKISKILNLRNLFIVAFISGFWHGASWGFIIWGILHGLAMVIHRIYTFAIPNAHFKENIIYKIFAWFTTFNFINVSWIFFRSENLQGAINLLKSMFGIVWVDLPIKWYRTKETLLDINGNNETFFYIIIAFIICLYFKNSIYYMEIIKPNYKFIFLTAFSLYVELITLYSASYIEFIYFNF, from the coding sequence TTGCCGCACATACTTTTACCACTTGCTATATCTTTTTTTACTTTTCAGCAAATTGCATTTTTAGTTGATTGTTATAAAAAAAACAATATAGAAGACTTAAAAAATAAAAATGGATATAAAATAAATATCATAGACTATTCTCTCTTTATAACATTTTTTCCACAACTTATAGCCGGTCCTATAGTTCATCATAAGGAAATGATGTCACAATTTAATAAATTATCACATAATAAATTTCTTGTAAATTGGGAAAATACGGCAAAAGGTTTGTTTATATTTTCTCTTGGTTTATTTAAAAAAGTTTTTATTGCAGATTCTTTTGGCAAATGGGCAAATGCTGGATTTGGTATAGTTGAAAATGGTGAATTTTTGAATATTATAGCAGCTTGGTTTGTATCATTGTCTTATTCTTTTCAGCTTTATTTTGATTTTAGTGGATATTGCGATATGGCTATAGGACTTGGATTATTTTTTGGTATAAAACTTCCTGTAAATTTTAATTCACCTTATAAAGCTTTAAATATATCTGATTTCTGGAAAAAATGGCATATAACATTAGGGAAATTTTTTAAAGTTTATATGTATATACCACTTGGAGGAAATAAAATTTCTAAGATATTAAATTTAAGAAATCTTTTTATAGTAGCTTTTATTAGTGGTTTTTGGCATGGAGCTAGTTGGGGATTTATTATATGGGGAATTTTGCATGGATTGGCTATGGTTATTCATAGAATTTATACTTTTGCAATACCAAATGCACATTTTAAAGAAAATATCATCTATAAAATATTTGCTTGGTTTACAACTTTTAACTTTATAAATGTATCTTGGATTTTCTTTAGAAGTGAAAATTTGCAAGGTGCTATAAATCTTTTAAAATCGATGTTTGGTATAGTTTGGGTAGATTTGCCGATAAAATGGTATAGAACTAAAGAAACTTTGCTAGATATTAATGGCAACAATGAAACATTTTTTTATATCATAATTGCTTTTATAATATGTTTATATTTTAAAAATAGTATCTATTATATGGAAATAATTAAACCAAATTACAAATTTATATTTTTAACAGCTTTTAGTTTATATGTGGAGTTAATAACATTATATTCGGCTTCTTATATAGAATTTATATATTTTAATTTTTAA
- the waaF gene encoding lipopolysaccharide heptosyltransferase II, with protein MKIFINLPTWLGDAVMASAAIYAIREKFKDAEFIFYGSFASTELFKRLPNSKIIVENKKQRYMQILKLRSQLGFFNLAFSFRSAFSSKIILNLIKTQKRFYFDKNILKEEHQVLKYLNFIEDALEFKASSQKLQLPIQAKKNKKILGINPGAHFGSAKRWKSEYFYEVAKEFATTHSIIIFGVKSEELICQNIENLFVKNGIKVKNLCGKTSIFTLCKNISMLDILITNDSGPMHIGAVYGTKTLAIFGPTKFKQTSPWQQNAKLVHLNLPCMPCMKKVCPLKHHACMEDLKPDMVISLVKKLIGD; from the coding sequence ATGAAAATTTTTATTAATCTTCCGACTTGGCTTGGTGATGCTGTAATGGCTAGTGCTGCTATTTATGCTATAAGAGAAAAATTTAAAGATGCTGAATTTATTTTTTATGGTTCTTTTGCTAGTACAGAACTTTTTAAACGCTTGCCAAATTCTAAGATTATAGTTGAAAACAAAAAGCAAAGATATATGCAAATTTTAAAACTAAGATCCCAATTAGGTTTTTTTAATCTAGCTTTTTCTTTTCGTTCAGCATTTTCAAGTAAGATCATTTTAAATTTAATTAAAACTCAAAAAAGATTTTATTTTGATAAAAATATTTTAAAAGAAGAACATCAAGTATTAAAGTATTTAAATTTTATAGAAGATGCTTTAGAATTTAAAGCTAGCTCTCAAAAACTTCAATTACCTATACAAGCAAAAAAAAATAAAAAAATTTTAGGTATTAATCCTGGAGCCCATTTTGGAAGTGCCAAAAGATGGAAAAGTGAATATTTTTATGAAGTTGCAAAAGAATTTGCAACAACACATAGTATTATTATTTTTGGTGTAAAAAGCGAAGAGTTGATTTGTCAAAATATAGAAAATTTGTTTGTAAAAAATGGAATAAAAGTGAAAAATTTATGTGGTAAAACAAGTATTTTCACTTTATGCAAAAATATTTCTATGCTAGATATACTAATTACAAATGATAGTGGTCCTATGCATATAGGTGCTGTTTATGGTACAAAGACGCTAGCTATTTTTGGCCCTACCAAATTTAAACAGACTTCTCCTTGGCAACAAAATGCGAAATTAGTTCATTTAAATTTACCTTGTATGCCTTGCATGAAAAAAGTTTGTCCTTTAAAACACCACGCTTGTATGGAGGATTTAAAACCTGATATGGTAATAAGTCTTGTGAAAAAATTAATAGGAGATTGA
- a CDS encoding motility associated factor glycosyltransferase family protein, whose protein sequence is MNMFAKNIQALLNPHLKQKLLQIQKQNKFQIIQGKDNLDINLLNTQDNTLMYENTLEELNAMLNAYHEKYFLYPVLYFYGFGNGILYKALLQNQNHKHIIVFENDLELIYAMFQILDFSKELEEARLVIIDTNDLKRRDYDYLCSNDPMFNFSRTYFLELHSNYYEKYQDDVLRVNNNLLNSFKNSIFSHGNSPIDVLQGIEQFVYNIPSMISNPSYKELLNKRKNLSDTAIIVSTGPSLIKQLPLLKQYSSKATIFCADSAYPILAKYNIKPDYVCMLERIDITAEFFNNDFGEFDKDIVFVLKSVVHPNAFKYLEKKQTKIVVISENSHFINFIDLQNLGYAYSGPSVANMAYKLATNLNHKNIIFIGQDLAYAENGDSHPKDYQNSATFESDTYEHIDTLAYGGGYMVKTHFIWLLFKNEMEKLISRNENCATYNCTEGGARIEGAIEKPFKEICETLLSKNLHKPFAKLDTLNINKQNELLLKAYCKINQSIKKCVDLKKDFQKELDSLNKMMNDFLLSANERLLNDMILHVDKIKIKVENFKTMNDLYEILGPTIVQFELNLARIYVLNPKTKEDSFNKSVLWIKEHLEWIQLIIAHINAQKLGLIKNIKQLECVLINRGFEKLVEKICK, encoded by the coding sequence ATGAATATGTTTGCAAAAAATATACAAGCTTTACTAAATCCGCATTTAAAACAAAAATTACTTCAAATTCAAAAACAAAACAAATTCCAAATAATACAAGGTAAGGATAATTTAGATATAAATTTATTAAATACTCAAGATAATACTTTGATGTATGAAAATACTTTAGAAGAATTAAATGCTATGTTAAATGCTTATCATGAAAAATATTTTTTATATCCTGTTCTTTATTTTTATGGTTTTGGTAATGGAATTTTATATAAAGCTTTATTACAAAATCAAAATCACAAACATATAATAGTTTTTGAAAACGATTTAGAATTAATATACGCTATGTTTCAAATTTTAGATTTTAGCAAGGAGTTGGAAGAAGCAAGGCTTGTTATAATCGATACTAATGATCTTAAAAGACGAGATTATGATTATTTATGCTCAAATGATCCTATGTTTAATTTTTCAAGAACGTATTTTTTAGAATTACATTCTAATTATTATGAAAAATATCAAGATGATGTATTAAGGGTAAATAATAATTTATTAAATTCTTTTAAAAATTCAATATTTTCTCATGGAAATTCCCCTATAGACGTTTTGCAAGGCATAGAGCAATTTGTTTATAATATACCTTCTATGATAAGTAATCCAAGTTATAAAGAATTATTAAATAAAAGAAAAAATTTAAGTGATACTGCCATAATAGTTTCTACAGGTCCTTCTTTAATAAAACAGTTACCGCTTTTAAAACAATACTCTAGTAAAGCAACAATATTTTGTGCTGATAGTGCTTATCCTATACTTGCAAAATACAATATAAAACCTGATTATGTTTGTATGTTAGAGCGTATTGATATCACCGCTGAATTTTTTAATAATGATTTTGGAGAATTTGATAAAGATATAGTTTTTGTTTTAAAATCTGTAGTTCATCCTAATGCTTTTAAATATTTAGAAAAAAAACAAACTAAAATAGTAGTGATATCTGAAAATTCTCATTTTATTAACTTTATAGATTTACAAAATCTTGGTTATGCATATTCTGGTCCAAGTGTTGCCAATATGGCTTATAAATTAGCAACCAACTTAAATCATAAAAATATCATCTTCATAGGGCAAGATTTAGCTTATGCTGAAAATGGAGATTCACATCCTAAAGACTATCAAAATTCAGCTACCTTTGAAAGCGATACTTATGAGCACATAGATACTTTAGCTTATGGGGGGGGGTATATGGTAAAAACTCACTTTATATGGCTTTTATTTAAAAATGAAATGGAAAAATTAATATCAAGAAATGAAAATTGTGCAACTTACAATTGTACTGAAGGTGGTGCTAGGATAGAAGGAGCTATAGAAAAACCTTTTAAAGAAATTTGTGAAACTCTTTTAAGCAAAAATTTACATAAACCTTTTGCAAAATTAGATACTTTAAATATAAATAAGCAAAATGAGCTTTTGCTAAAAGCGTATTGTAAAATCAATCAAAGTATAAAAAAATGTGTTGATTTAAAGAAAGATTTTCAAAAAGAATTAGATTCTTTAAATAAAATGATGAATGATTTTTTGCTTAGTGCAAATGAACGATTATTAAACGATATGATTTTGCATGTAGATAAAATAAAAATAAAAGTAGAAAATTTTAAAACAATGAATGACTTGTATGAGATATTGGGACCTACAATAGTACAATTTGAATTAAACCTTGCTAGAATTTATGTACTAAATCCTAAGACAAAAGAAGATAGCTTTAACAAATCTGTACTTTGGATAAAAGAGCATTTAGAATGGATACAACTTATAATAGCTCATATTAATGCTCAAAAATTAGGACTTATTAAAAATATCAAACAATTAGAATGTGTCTTAATAAATAGAGGCTTTGAAAAGTTGGTAGAAAAAATATGCAAATGA
- a CDS encoding glucosamine-6-P synthase, glutaminase subunit PtmA: MIKDKVVLIVGACGRIGSALSKACLTHNGKIIIADIDEDKLYKLKNSLNNEENILSIVFDINDKNAIGMCLQKGMGKFGKIDAFINCAYPMGKDWGKLSYYEASYEQICESLNLHLGSFMFIACEMAKFFKKQGFGNIINLSSIMGVYAPKFENYEGTSMQSSLEYSVIKAGINHLGVWLAKELFNTNIRVNSVAFGGIKDNQPQIFLDAYRKCCASKGMLEADDVCGILLFLISDYSKFITGQTMIVDDGWGL; the protein is encoded by the coding sequence ATGATAAAAGATAAAGTTGTATTAATAGTTGGAGCTTGTGGTAGGATAGGAAGTGCTTTGAGTAAAGCTTGTTTAACACATAATGGAAAAATTATTATTGCTGATATAGATGAGGATAAATTATATAAATTAAAAAATAGTCTAAACAATGAAGAAAATATTTTAAGCATAGTATTTGATATTAATGATAAAAATGCTATTGGTATGTGCTTGCAAAAAGGAATGGGTAAATTTGGAAAAATAGATGCTTTTATTAATTGTGCTTATCCTATGGGTAAAGATTGGGGTAAATTGTCGTATTATGAGGCAAGTTATGAACAAATTTGTGAAAGCTTGAATTTACATTTAGGCAGTTTCATGTTTATAGCTTGTGAGATGGCTAAATTTTTTAAAAAACAAGGATTTGGAAATATAATTAATTTAAGTTCTATTATGGGGGTGTATGCTCCTAAATTTGAAAATTATGAGGGTACTTCAATGCAAAGTTCCTTAGAATATAGTGTTATAAAAGCAGGTATTAATCATCTTGGAGTGTGGCTTGCCAAAGAACTTTTTAATACAAATATACGAGTTAATTCAGTAGCTTTTGGGGGTATTAAAGATAATCAGCCTCAAATTTTTTTAGATGCTTATAGGAAATGCTGTGCTAGCAAAGGTATGTTAGAAGCAGATGATGTGTGCGGTATTTTGTTGTTTTTAATCTCTGATTATTCTAAATTTATTACAGGTCAGACTATGATAGTAGATGATGGTTGGGGGTTATGA
- a CDS encoding flagellin modification protein, acylneuraminate cytidylyltransferase produces the protein MDNILCTICARGGSKGVKNKNIKKINNLELIAYSIIQAKNSKLFKHIVVSTDSDEIANVALKYGAEIFFKREAKLASDDAPKLPVMRDALLKSEKYFDTKFDTLIDLDASAPLRSSLDIKKAYELFIKENKQNLITAVPARRNPYFNLIEVNENCVQLSKKGNFNTRQSAPKCYDMNASIYIFKRDKLLSSDDLFGNETSLYVMDERSAFDVDSEFDFEIVEFLIKKANLKQEDF, from the coding sequence ATGGATAATATTTTATGTACAATTTGTGCTAGAGGTGGTTCTAAAGGGGTTAAAAATAAAAATATCAAAAAGATTAATAATTTAGAATTAATTGCTTATAGTATTATTCAAGCTAAAAATTCAAAACTTTTCAAACATATAGTAGTAAGCACAGATAGTGATGAAATAGCAAATGTAGCTTTAAAATATGGTGCGGAAATTTTTTTTAAAAGAGAAGCTAAATTAGCTAGTGATGATGCGCCTAAACTTCCTGTTATGAGAGATGCATTATTAAAAAGTGAAAAATACTTTGATACTAAATTTGATACCTTAATAGACTTAGATGCTTCAGCACCTTTAAGAAGTAGTTTAGATATAAAAAAAGCTTATGAGCTTTTTATAAAAGAAAATAAACAAAATTTAATAACTGCTGTGCCTGCAAGACGCAATCCTTATTTTAATCTTATTGAGGTAAATGAAAATTGTGTGCAATTGTCAAAAAAAGGAAATTTTAACACCAGACAAAGTGCTCCAAAATGTTATGATATGAATGCTAGTATTTATATTTTTAAGCGTGATAAACTTTTAAGTAGTGATGATTTATTTGGCAACGAAACTTCACTTTATGTGATGGATGAAAGAAGTGCTTTTGATGTAGATAGTGAATTTGACTTTGAAATAGTTGAATTTTTAATTAAAAAAGCTAATTTAAAGCAGGAAGATTTTTAA
- a CDS encoding glucosamine-6-P synthase, isomerase subunit PtmF, with translation MKALIVGYGSIAKKHFLAMKSLGYEISVVSKHLDDASIKSYKNLDELDLNFYDLFVICNITTKHYETLKYIDEKVKDKIILVEKPLFEKYKILNTNNTIYVAYLLRFNSLVQRLKELVDTDKNIYFTKFICGSYLPNWRECDYTKNYSAKKDLGGGVLLDLSHEIDLAFYFFQDLTLLYSQRLKLSELKIDSDDFSFLSLQSKRSLIHIELDYFSKFIQRKIIFHSSEYSYEANLIENTLKIYNTNHQVEIQNFKNDTIDTLKNLHINIARKSQDLCDYSQASKILKLCDEVHYG, from the coding sequence ATGAAAGCCTTAATAGTAGGTTATGGCAGTATAGCTAAAAAACATTTTTTAGCTATGAAATCTTTAGGATATGAGATAAGTGTAGTTTCAAAACATCTTGATGATGCAAGTATTAAAAGTTATAAAAATTTAGATGAGCTTGATTTGAATTTTTATGATTTATTTGTAATTTGTAATATCACAACAAAACATTATGAGACATTAAAATATATAGATGAAAAAGTAAAAGATAAAATTATTTTAGTGGAAAAGCCTTTATTTGAAAAATATAAAATTTTAAATACAAATAACACCATATATGTAGCTTACCTTTTAAGGTTTAATTCTTTAGTACAAAGATTAAAAGAGCTTGTAGATACTGATAAAAACATATATTTTACTAAATTTATATGTGGCTCTTATTTACCAAATTGGCGAGAATGTGATTATACAAAAAATTATAGTGCTAAGAAAGATTTAGGTGGTGGAGTTTTACTTGATCTTTCTCATGAAATTGATCTTGCGTTTTACTTTTTTCAAGATCTTACCTTGCTTTATTCTCAAAGATTAAAACTTTCAGAATTAAAAATAGATAGTGATGATTTTTCTTTTTTGTCATTACAATCAAAAAGGAGTTTAATTCACATAGAGCTTGATTATTTCTCTAAATTTATACAAAGAAAGATAATTTTTCATTCTAGTGAGTATAGTTATGAAGCAAATTTGATAGAAAACACTTTAAAAATTTATAATACAAATCATCAAGTTGAAATACAAAATTTTAAAAACGATACCATTGATACTTTAAAAAATTTGCATATTAATATAGCTAGAAAGAGTCAAGATTTGTGTGATTATTCACAAGCAAGTAAAATTTTAAAATTATGTGATGAGGTTCATTATGGATAA
- a CDS encoding glucosamine-1-P guanylyltransferase, translated as MNINNLKLTENSSIKQALQTIGKLRVRLALVVDENDNFLGVISDSNIRKALINDYKLEDSIKKIYTKNPVVVQEDCDEKTLLNLSAKYDIYDFPVLDKNKKVIAIKSIASMLHKEKNKNNVVLMAGGLGTRLKELTKNTPKPMLKVGNKPILESIITKFKEQNFENFIFCVNYKKQVIEKYFKNGDKFDVNIKYIKEKKRLGTAGALSLIKDEFKDSFIVMNADILTELDFNKLLKAHKKSKALMSVCLREFIYQNPYGVVELSRNYIKNIKEKPVQKFLVSAGIYVCEPYVLKFLRENEYLDMPDFIKLLMKENKINTFLIDDYWIDIGQIDEFKKANEEFK; from the coding sequence ATGAATATAAATAATTTAAAATTAACAGAAAATTCTAGTATAAAACAAGCTTTACAAACTATAGGTAAACTCAGGGTAAGACTTGCTTTGGTCGTAGATGAAAACGATAATTTTTTGGGTGTTATCAGCGATTCTAATATAAGAAAAGCTTTGATTAATGACTATAAGCTAGAAGATAGTATTAAAAAAATTTATACAAAAAATCCAGTTGTTGTGCAAGAAGATTGCGATGAGAAAACTTTATTAAATTTGAGTGCAAAATACGATATTTATGATTTTCCTGTTTTAGATAAAAATAAAAAAGTTATCGCTATAAAATCCATAGCTTCGATGCTTCATAAAGAAAAAAATAAAAATAATGTGGTTTTAATGGCAGGCGGCCTTGGAACTCGTTTAAAAGAATTGACAAAAAATACTCCAAAACCTATGTTAAAGGTGGGAAATAAGCCTATATTAGAAAGTATTATTACTAAATTTAAAGAGCAAAATTTTGAAAATTTTATTTTTTGCGTTAATTATAAAAAGCAAGTTATAGAAAAATACTTTAAAAATGGTGATAAATTTGATGTTAATATAAAATATATAAAAGAAAAAAAGAGACTAGGGACAGCAGGTGCTTTAAGCCTTATTAAAGATGAATTTAAAGATAGTTTCATTGTAATGAATGCTGATATTTTAACTGAACTTGATTTTAATAAATTACTCAAAGCACATAAAAAAAGCAAAGCTTTAATGAGTGTGTGTTTAAGAGAATTTATTTATCAAAATCCTTACGGAGTAGTAGAGCTTAGTAGAAATTATATTAAAAATATTAAGGAAAAACCTGTGCAAAAATTTTTAGTTAGTGCAGGAATTTATGTCTGTGAACCTTATGTTTTGAAGTTTTTAAGAGAAAATGAATATCTTGATATGCCAGATTTTATTAAATTGCTTATGAAAGAAAATAAAATCAATACTTTTTTGATTGATGATTATTGGATAGATATAGGTCAGATAGATGAGTTTAAAAAAGCTAATGAGGAATTTAAATGA
- the neuC gene encoding UDP-N-acetylglucosamine 2-epimerase, translating into MSRKICVISGTRAEWYLLRNLCDQIQQDKDLKLQLILTASHLSKDFGFTYKEIEKEFKVDKKIDILLSNDNNISLCKSMALLELSLCETFAQLKPDIVVVLGDRYEMLAVASVCLVMQLPLAHICGGELTLGAIDDSIRHSITKMAHLHFVSTKEYKKRVLQLGEDEKRVFNVGSLGGELIKNMNFLDKKTLEGDLNIKFKENIYLITYHPQTINKKSIKKEINALLNFLDTIENVSLIFTKANADENGFLINEMIQSYCEKKSFKARLFDNLGSLRYLNLMKICKAVIGNSSSGICESPFLRVPCINIGDRQRGRICANNIINCDISNLRQAFEKLNCKEYKQNLKKIINPFYSENTSYNIKEILKSYDLQTILNKEFIDL; encoded by the coding sequence ATGAGTAGAAAAATTTGTGTAATCAGTGGCACAAGAGCTGAATGGTATTTACTTAGAAATTTATGTGATCAAATACAACAAGATAAGGATTTGAAATTACAACTCATTTTAACTGCCTCGCATTTAAGTAAGGATTTTGGCTTTACTTATAAAGAAATAGAAAAAGAATTTAAAGTTGATAAAAAAATAGATATTTTATTGAGTAATGACAACAACATATCACTTTGTAAGAGCATGGCTTTACTTGAACTTTCACTTTGTGAAACTTTTGCACAATTAAAACCTGATATAGTAGTTGTTTTAGGCGATAGATATGAGATGTTAGCTGTAGCTAGCGTATGTCTTGTGATGCAACTTCCTTTGGCTCATATTTGTGGTGGTGAGCTTACCCTAGGTGCTATAGATGACAGTATAAGACATAGCATCACTAAAATGGCACATTTGCATTTTGTTTCTACTAAAGAATATAAAAAAAGAGTTTTGCAACTTGGAGAAGATGAAAAAAGAGTTTTTAATGTAGGATCTTTAGGTGGAGAATTGATAAAAAATATGAATTTTTTAGATAAAAAAACATTAGAAGGTGATTTAAATATAAAATTTAAAGAAAATATTTATTTAATTACCTATCACCCACAAACTATAAATAAAAAATCTATCAAAAAAGAAATCAATGCTTTGTTAAATTTTTTAGATACCATAGAAAATGTAAGTTTGATTTTCACAAAGGCAAATGCTGATGAGAATGGATTTTTAATTAATGAGATGATTCAATCTTATTGTGAAAAGAAATCATTTAAAGCAAGATTATTTGATAATTTGGGTTCTTTAAGATATTTGAATTTAATGAAAATTTGCAAAGCTGTTATAGGCAATAGCTCTAGTGGAATTTGCGAAAGCCCTTTTTTAAGAGTACCTTGTATAAATATAGGCGATAGACAAAGAGGTAGAATATGTGCAAACAATATTATAAATTGTGATATATCAAATTTAAGACAAGCTTTTGAAAAACTTAATTGTAAAGAATATAAGCAAAATCTAAAAAAAATTATTAATCCTTTTTATAGTGAAAATACTAGCTATAATATTAAAGAAATTTTAAAATCTTATGATTTGCAAACAATACTTAATAAAGAATTTATAGATCTATGA